CGCGGCGGATTCGAAGCCGCGCAGGGCTTCAAGCGACATGGCGCGCAGCGCGTTGGCGGAGGCTCGGCTCAGGATTGACATGACAGCCAGGCATACCCTTCATGAAAAGGCTTCCGGGCAGCGTTTGCTGTTCCCCGCAAGAATGCAAGCACCGTTGCAGAAATTGGCGGGCTAGCCAGGAGGCGATCATGCGCACAAGACAAGGCAATTGGATCCTCGGCCCGGATGCGCTGCGGATCCCGCTCGGCTTGGGATCTTACCTGATCTGCGTGGAAGGCATCGTGTGGCTCACGCAGCAGTCAGCCATGCTGGATGCGGCTTGCCGCGACACGGTACTAGTGAGCGGCGAGTGCTTTTGCGCCAGGCAGGAGGCCGTGGTCTTTGTCTCCGGTTTTCGCGGCCGCACGGCGCGCATCGCCGTTCGGACAATCGCCTGACCGCACCGGCAAGCCTTGCAACCCATCAGGACAACAAAACAACAAAACAACAAAACAACAAGACAACCAGGACCCGCTGAAGATGAACAACCTACCCGACATGACCAACGCAAACGATCTGGTGTGCTACGAACAATCCGGCCAGCATGCCCTGCTGGTGCTGAACCGCCCCGACAAGCTCAATGCCCTGAGCTATGCGCTGATCGACGCGCTGATGGCCCGGCTCGATGCGATTGAGGCAGATCCCGCGGTGCGCTGCGTGATTCTGACGGGCCGCGGCTCGCGGGCCTTCAGCGCGGGGGCCGACATCGCCGGCTTCGCGCCTGACATCGCGGCCTCCCCTGAGCAGGCGCAGCGCCGTTTCCTGCTGCGGGGACAAGCCATGACGCGGCGCATCGAAACGTTCCCGAAACCGGTCATCGCGGCGGTCAATGGCCTGGCTTTCGGCGGTGGCTGCGAGATCGTGGAGGCTTGCAGCCTGGCCATCGCGGCCGGACATGCCACGTTTGCCAAGCCTGAGATCAAGCTGGGCTTCCCGCCCACGTTTGGCGGCACGCAGCGCTTGCCGCGCCACGTGGGCCGCAAGCGGGCCAACGAAATGATCCTGGCCGGCGACGCAATCGATGCCGACAGCGCATTGCGGTTCGGCCTGCTCAATGCGGTGGTGAGCGCCGCCGACCTGCTGCCCGCCTGCCTGCGGCTGGCCGAGCGGATCGCGCGGCATTCGGCGATTGCAGTGACCGCGTCGCTGCGCGCGGTCACGCGCGGCATCAACCTGCCCATCGATGAGGGGCTGGCGGTGGAAGCGATGCAGTTCATGATCGCCGCGGCCTCGCAAGACGCGCGGGAAGGCAGCAGCGCTTTCGTGGAGAAGCGTCCGGCCACGTTTCGCGGCGCCTGAGTATCGGGCGAGGCACAGGGGGGGTGTTGCTGGCGGCTCGCGCCTCCCGCATGGGGGACTGGCGCTGGCGGCTTGCAAGGCATATATTGACCAGCACAAGCGCGCCCGCACAGGCTAGCCGACCTTTTGCAAAAGGCGGCGGATAGCCGGGACGGCGCGGCGAAGGAGACTGGCGATGCAAGCGGAAATGGCAGGCGCGGCAGTGCCTGGATCCTCAAAGCTGGGCGCGGTCCTGCGGGTTACCAGCGGCAACTTCCTCGAACAGTTCGACTTCTTCCTGTTCGGCTTCTACGCCACCTACATCGCCCACACCTTCTTTCCGTCAAACAGCGAGTTCGCCTCGCTGATGCTGACCTTCGCCGTGTTTGGCGCGGGCTTCCTGATGCGCCCGCTCGGCGCGATCTTGCTGGGCGCCTACATCGACAAGGTGGGACGCCGCAAGGGCCTGATCGTGACGCTGTCGCTCATGGCCAGCGGGACCATCCTGATCGCCCTGGTGCCGGGCTATGCCAGCATCGGCGTGCTGGCGCCGCTGCTGGTGCTGACCGGCCGGCTGCTGCAGGGCTTCTCGGCGGGCGCGGAACTGGGCGGCGTATCGGTCTACCTGGCTGAAATGGCCACGCCGGGCCATAAGGGCTTTTATACCGCCTGGCAGTCGGCCAGCCAGCAGATCGCCATCGTGGTGGCAGCCGGGCTCGGCTTCGGGCTCAACTACTGGCTGACGACCGACGAGCTGGGCGCATGGGGCTGGCGCATTCCGTTCTTTATCGGCTGCCTGATCGTGCCGTTCCTCTTCGTGCTGCGCCGCTCGCTGCAGGAGACCGAAGAGTTCCGTACCCGCCGGCACCATCCGAGCACGCGCGAGGTATTCGACTCCATGCTGCGCAACTGGCGCACGGTGCTGGCCGGCATGCTGCTAGTGGCAATGACCACCACCACCTTCTACCTGATCACCGTCTATACGCCCACGTTCGGCAAGACGGTGCTCAAGCTCAGCACGGCCGACAGCCTTGCCGTCACGCTCTGTGTCGGCATTTCCAACTTTATCTGGCTGCCCATCGGCGGTGCCCTGTCCGACCGCATTGGCCGCCGCCCTATCCTGCT
The Cupriavidus basilensis DNA segment above includes these coding regions:
- a CDS encoding crotonase/enoyl-CoA hydratase family protein; this translates as MNNLPDMTNANDLVCYEQSGQHALLVLNRPDKLNALSYALIDALMARLDAIEADPAVRCVILTGRGSRAFSAGADIAGFAPDIAASPEQAQRRFLLRGQAMTRRIETFPKPVIAAVNGLAFGGGCEIVEACSLAIAAGHATFAKPEIKLGFPPTFGGTQRLPRHVGRKRANEMILAGDAIDADSALRFGLLNAVVSAADLLPACLRLAERIARHSAIAVTASLRAVTRGINLPIDEGLAVEAMQFMIAAASQDAREGSSAFVEKRPATFRGA
- a CDS encoding MFS transporter; its protein translation is MQAEMAGAAVPGSSKLGAVLRVTSGNFLEQFDFFLFGFYATYIAHTFFPSNSEFASLMLTFAVFGAGFLMRPLGAILLGAYIDKVGRRKGLIVTLSLMASGTILIALVPGYASIGVLAPLLVLTGRLLQGFSAGAELGGVSVYLAEMATPGHKGFYTAWQSASQQIAIVVAAGLGFGLNYWLTTDELGAWGWRIPFFIGCLIVPFLFVLRRSLQETEEFRTRRHHPSTREVFDSMLRNWRTVLAGMLLVAMTTTTFYLITVYTPTFGKTVLKLSTADSLAVTLCVGISNFIWLPIGGALSDRIGRRPILLAISAIALVTAYPALSWLAGAPSFERMLIVLLWLSFLFGMYNGAMVVALTEVMPVEVRVAGFSLAYSLATAVFGGFTPAVSTYLIEVTGDKAAPGYWMSFAAACGLLATLILYRKARPVASAF